A portion of the Choristoneura fumiferana chromosome 6, NRCan_CFum_1, whole genome shotgun sequence genome contains these proteins:
- the LOC141428865 gene encoding ATP-dependent DNA helicase Q1-like, which translates to MKTVNDLEKEIKNVDKELTRIDAEIAKLKNQQRQLHEKKTSLKNSINKLKSDSLASIDWAGTSYEWSDDVNITLQNVFKLESFRPHQLSAINCTLSGQHAIVVMPTGAGKSLCYQLPALIKPGLTIVVSPLVSLMEDQVRSLTKKDIPAQLITSNTSREDSNAALNILKDKNSPIKLLYVTPERFAKSKRFMANLQKCFADGRLQRIAIDEVHCCSQWGHDFRPDYKFLGILSNMFPKVPILGLTATATAHVLTDVQKILNIQGCLVIKSTFNRPNLFYKILEKPSSQEECLTILEKLIKYRYKGESGIVYTHSIKDCEDIANGLRKRGLKVASYHANLEADARSKVHIKWHDKHYQAIVATVAFGMGIDKPDVRFVIHHTISKSMENYYQESGRAGRDGDRAECVTLYRMQDLFKVSTMVFTSVGSLDHLYGMVKYCLNGTLCRRQLIAEHFDEDWGNADCNKMCDICSNPNSNVREINLESHCKTLASIIENADKQDTKLTAQKILDAWFLKGPVNLRHKGKEPSISRAVGEDVIAYLLVENYLVEDFHFTAYSTISYIKKGPNIDLVQDPDFTLKMPVRKYSQFEIDRPAPIQIETNDNNIEVKEKTIKKRKLMASDSSQTKKSKTIVIEDYSD; encoded by the coding sequence ATGAAGACCGTTAATGATTtagagaaagaaataaaaaatgtggaTAAAGAGTTAACCAGAATTGATGCTGAAATAGCGAAACTAAAAAATCAACAACGCCAGTTGCACGAAAAGAAAACTTCTCTTAAAAATTCTATCAACAAACTAAAATCAGACAGCCTAGCGAGCATTGACTGGGCAGGGACGAGCTACGAATGGTCGGATGATGTCAACATAACTTTGCAGAATGTTTTTAAACTGGAATCCTTCAGGCCGCATCAGTTGAGTGCAATTAATTGTACTTTGTCAGGGCAACATGCTATAGTTGTGATGCCGACCGGTGCTGGCAAAAGTCTCTGTTACCAGCTGCCAGCTCTAATAAAACCAGGTCTCACTATTGTAGTCTCTCCTCTTGTTTCTCTTATGGAAGACCAAGTCAGGTCACTCACCAAGAAAGATATCCCTGCACAGCTCATTACCAGCAACACTTCAAGGGAAGACTCCAATGCTGCTTTGAAcatattaaaagataaaaaCTCTCCTATAAAGCTTCTCTATGTGACACCGGAAAGGTTTGCAAAGAGTAAAAGATTTATGGCAAACTTACAGAAATGCTTTGCTGATGGCAGACTACAGAGGATTGCAATTGATGAAGTACACTGTTGTTCACAATGGGGGCACGACTTTAGACCTGATTATAAATTCCTTGGGATACTATCCAACATGTTCCCGAAGGTCCCTATCTTAGGGCTAACAGCCACAGCTACAGCCCATGTTTTGACTGATGTACAAAAAATTCTTAACATACAAGGCTGTTTAGTAATAAAGTCTACTTTCAATAGACctaacttattttataaaatactggAAAAACCATCATCACAAGAAGAATGCTTGACTATCcttgaaaaattaattaagtacagaTATAAAGGAGAGAGTGGTATAGTCTACACTCACAGTATAAAAGATTGTGAAGACATTGCTAATGGGTTACGCAAAAGAGGGCTAAAAGTTGCAAGCTATCATGCTAATTTAGAGGCTGATGCGAGGTCTAAAGTACATATAAAATGGCATGATAAGCACTACCAAGCGATAGTAGCCACAGTGGCTTTTGGTATGGGCATAGACAAACCTGATGTTAGGTTTGTAATACATCATACAATAAGCAAATCAATGGAGAATTACTACCAAGAGAGTGGTCGGGCAGGTAGAGATGGCGACAGAGCAGAATGTGTAACTCTCTACAGAATGCAAGATCTATTCAAGGTTAGCACAATGGTATTCACTTCAGTGGGGAGTTTGGATCACCTTTATGGCATGGTGAAATACTGCCTCAATGGGACTCTGTGCAGAAGGCAGCTCATAGCTGAACATTTTGATGAAGACTGGGGTAATGCAGACTGTAACAAAATGTGTGATATTTGCTCCAATCCCAATTCCAATGTTAGAGAAATAAATCTTGAATCACACTGCAAGACTTTGGCCAGCATTATTGAAAATGCTGACAAGCAGGATACAAAACTAACTgcacaaaaaatattagatgCTTGGTTTTTAAAAGGGCCCGTAAATTTGAGGCATAAAGGCAAGGAACCAAGTATTTCTCGTGCTGTAGGTGAAGATGTTATTGCTTATTTACTAGTGGAGAATTATCTTGTAGAAGACTTTCATTTCACTGCATATTCTACTATAAGCTATATTAAGAAAGGCCCAAACATAGATTTGGTACAAGATCCAGATTTCACATTAAAAATGCCTGTAAGAAAATATTCACAGTTTGAAATTGATAGGCCAGCACCAATTCAGATTGAAACTAATGATAATAACATTGAAGTAAAAGAAAAGACTATTAAAAAACGGAAATTGATGGCAAGTGATAGCTCACAGACAAAGAAAAGTAAAACTATAGTAATTGAAGATTACAGTGACTga